The following are encoded together in the Salvia hispanica cultivar TCC Black 2014 chromosome 6, UniMelb_Shisp_WGS_1.0, whole genome shotgun sequence genome:
- the LOC125196592 gene encoding probable E3 ubiquitin-protein ligase ATL44 yields MSGGFRPPESWPFGQEYWIYLPVNRSGLLPPIRSLNPRGTRNPWLLVEERFNGGHDHGFASFPPPAAPHPFHLIEDSYHQPWNTRSSAEEESKLSPEEQKQAVNKLRKQLYSPHIYNIIKRLGNKSAAAAGSDDEGKRCAICLEDFETKQFVTITPCNHMFHEECIVPWVKSQGKCPVCRFVIVERAQPRAAAASASASASSRRLLF; encoded by the exons ATGAGTGGAGGCTTCCGGCCTCCCGAAAGTTGGCCGTTCGGACAGGAGTACTGGATTTATCTGCCTGTTAATCGATCCGGCCTGCTTCCTCCGATCAGATCTCTG AATCCAAGAGGAACAAGAAATCCATGGCTGTTAGTTGAGGAGAGATTCAACGGAGGCCATGATCATGGCTTTGCGAG TTTCCCTCCACCGGCAGCCCCTCATCCCTTCCACCTCATCGAGGACTCGTACCACCAGCCGTGGAACACGCGGTCGTCCGCAGAGGAGGAGTCGAAGCTGAGCCCGGAAGAGCAGAAGCAGGCAGTGAACAAGCTGAGGAAGCAGCTCTACAGCCCCCACATATACAACATAATCAAGAGATTAGGCAACAAGTCCGCGGCGGCTGCTGGAAGCGACGACGAAGGCAAAAGGTGCGCCATCTGCCTGGAGGATTTCGAGACGAAGCAGTTCGTGACGATCACACCTTGCAACCACATGTTTCATGAGGAATGCATCGTTCCCTGGGTCAAGAGCCAGGGGAAATGCCCCGTCTGCAGGTTCGTCATTGTCGAACGCGCTCAGCCTAGAGCAGCagccgcctccgcctccgcctccgcctcctccAGGCGCCTCCTCTTTTAG
- the LOC125192309 gene encoding B3 domain-containing protein At5g60140-like: MSPSGSEDVRIERRNVKTTRLPIVKVEVKTEDVEAGDEKPPENRGTEMVVDVAGEAGTSKSGKKRKKQDYYGEEIFKPGGMQPPLNPYFVVDVRENRANEMHFPIDVIRDHNIQLPETLLLVDPKGRTFETKRRSWKDGRVNYNGGWKAVYRTNMLKTGDKLICEFIGNGSGVGDMHLKISVFSLQHR, encoded by the exons atgagtCCCTCTGGCAGTGAAGATGTCAGAATTGAACGTCGCAATGTTAAGACCACGAGATTGCCGATTGTAAAAGTAGAAGTAAAAACTGAGGATGTAGAGGCTGGTGATGAGAAGCCTCCTGAAAACCGAGGCACGGAGATGGTGGTGGATG TAGCTGGGGAGGCCGGTACTAGCAAGTCtggaaagaagaggaagaagcaGGATTACTACGGTGAGGAGATTTTCAAACCTGGGGGTATGCAGCCGCCCTTGAACCCTTACTTCGTGGTGGATGTGAGGGAAAACAGAGCAAATGAGATG CACTTCCCAATAGATGTGATCAGAGACCACAATATCCAACTCCCGGAGACTTTGTTGCTCGTGGATCCGAAAGGGAGGACGTTTGAGACAAAGCGCAGATCCTGGAAGGATGGTAGAGTGAACTATAATGGAGGGTGGAAAGCCGTCTACCGAACGAATATGTTGAAAACAGGTGACAAGCTCATATGCGAGTTCATCGGCAATGGCAGCGGCGTAGGGGATATGCACCTCAAGATAAGTGTATTTTCATTGCAACATAGGTAG
- the LOC125194454 gene encoding ATP-dependent zinc metalloprotease FTSH 2, chloroplastic-like, with product MAAISACILGNGLYAGSIRKGFSKEIYGKQFIRIPLYSSTSRVVNVRASLSQKTSEGRRGFLKLVLGNAGLALPSLLGNGKAIADDEGVSSSRMSYSKYLENLDKDRVTKVDLFENGTIAIVEAISPELGNRVQRVRVQLPGLSQELLQKFREKNIDFAAHNAQEDSGSLWANLIGNLAFPLLLIGGLFFLSRRSPGGMGGPGGPGFPLQFGQSKAKFQMEPNTGVTFDDVAGVDEAKQDFMEVVEFLKKPERFTAVGARIPKGVLLIGPPGTGKTLLAKAIAGEAGVPFFSISGSEFVEMFVGVGASRVRDLFKKAKENAPCIVFVDEIDAVGRQRGTGIGGGNDEREQTLNQLLTEMDGFEGNTGIIVVAATNRADILDSALLRPGRFDRQVSVDVPDVRGRTEILKVHAGNKKFDTDVSLEVVAMRTPGFSGADLANLLNEAAILAGRRGRTSISSKEIDDSIDRIVAGMEGTVMTDSKSKSLVAYHEVGHAICGTLTPGHDAVQKVTLVPRGQARGLTWFIPSDDPTLISKQQLFARIVGGLGGRAAEEVIFGEPEVTTGAAGDLQQITGLAKQMVVTFGMSDIGPWSLMDSSAQSDVIMRMMARNSMSEKLAEDIDAAVKRLSDEAYEIALRLIRNNREAIDKIVEVVIEKETITGDEFRAILSEFVEIPVENRAAPTPATLTV from the exons ATGGCTGCCATATCGGCATGTATACTGGGAAACGGATTGTATGCTGGTAGTATCAGAAAAGGTTTTAGCAAAGAAATCTATGGCAAGCAGTTTATACGCATTCCACTATATAGTAGTACGTCTAGAGTAGTTAATGTTAGAGCATCATTGAGTCAAAAGACCAGTGAAGGAAGACGAGGATTCCTGAAATTGGTGCTTGGTAATGCTGGCCTTGCCTTACCTTCATTACTTGGCAATGGAAAAGCTATTGCTGATGATGAAGGTGTCTCGAGTTCAAGGATGTCGTACTCTAAATATTTAGAGAATCTAGATAAGGATAGAGTAACTAAGGTCGATTTGTTTGAAAATGGAACTATTGCCATTGTTGAGGCTATATCCCCTGAGTTGGGTAACCGTGTCCAAAGAGTGCGGGTGCAGCTCCCGGGCCTCAGCCAGGAGCTTCTCCAGAAGTTTAGGGAGAAGAACATTGACTTTGCTGCCCACAATGCACAAGAGGATTCCGGTTCTCTATGGGCTAACTTGATCGGAAACTTGGCCTTCCCTTTACTCTTGATTGGAGGTCTTTTCTTTCTCTCGAGACGGTCCCCTGGAGGAATGGGTGGGCCTGGAGGCCCCGGGTTCCCTTTACAATTTGGTCAGTCAAAGGCTAAGTTCCAAATGGAACCAAACACTGGTGTCACTTTTGATGATGTTGCTGGGGTTGATGAAGCAAAGCAAGATTTTATGGAGGTGGTGGAGTTTCTGAAAAAGCCCGAGAGATTCACAGCTGTGGGTGCTCGTATTCCAAAGGGGGTTCTTCTCATTGGCCCTCCCGGTACTGGGAAGACCTTGCTAGCCAAAGCAATTGCTGGTGAAGCCGGTGTTCCCTTTTTCTCTATTTCGGGTTCTGAGTTTGTTGAGATGTTTGTTGGAGTTGGTGCCTCACGAGTCCGTGATCTTTTCAAGAAGGCCAAGGAGAATGCTCCATGTATTGTGTTTGTTGATGAAATCGATGCAGTGGGGCGTCAAAGAGGAACTGGAATTGGTGGAGGAAATGATGAAAGGGAGCAGACTCTCAACCAGCTGCTGACAGAAATGGATGGTTTCGAAGGAAACACGGGTATTATTGTGGTTGCTGCGACTAATCGTGCAGATATTCTCGACTCTGCCTTGCTGAGGCCAGGAAGGTTTGATAGACAG GTGAGTGTTGATGTCCCAGATGTTCGGGGACGAACGGAGATCTTGAAGGTTCACGCAGGAAATAAAAAGTTTGACACTGATGTATCACTTGAAGTGGTAGCCATGAGGACACCTGGTTTCAGTGGAGCGGATCTGGCTAATCTCTTGAACGAGGCCGCTATTCTGGCTGGCCGCCGTGGCAGGACTTCCATCTCGTCTAAAGAGATCGATGACTCAATTGATAGGATAGTCGCTGGAATGGAGGGGACGGTCATGACTGATAGCAAGAGTAAGAGTCTTGTGGCGTACCACGAAGTAGGCCATGCCATCTGTGG AACTCTGACCCCGGGGCATGATGCCGTTCAGAAAGTCACCTTGGTTCCACGCGGTCAGGCACGTGGTTTGACTTGGTTCATCCCTTCGGATGATCCAACATTGATATCAAAACAGCAGCTCTTTGCCAGAATTGTAGGGGGGCTGGGCGGTCGAGCTGCTGAGGAAGTTATATTTGGTGAGCCTGAGGTCACTACCGGTGCAGCTGGTGATCTGCAGCAGATCACTGGTTTGGCCAAGCAG ATGGTTGTGACTTTTGGTATGTCTGACATCGGGCCGTGGTCGCTCATGGACTCATCGGCTCAAAGCGATGTGATAATGAGAATGATGGCAAGGAATTCGATGTCAGAGAAGCTGGCGGAAGACATTGATGCAGCAGTGAAGAGGCTCTCAGACGAGGCATATGAGATTGCGTTGAGGCTGATCAGGAACAACCGCGAAGCCATAGACAAGATCGTGGAAGTTGTTATCGAGAAGGAGACGATAACCGGGGATGAGTTCAGGGCTATTCTCTCGGAGTTTGTCGAAATTCCAGTCGAAAACAGAGCTGCTCCCACTCCGGCTACGCTAACTgtataa
- the LOC125196591 gene encoding protein SYM1 has translation MGYLGVAGNGGIWGMGPFHHNFRRRSNKKRESKPSNSVDSAAAGGYQFPLQQAATSSVLCLTGDTIAQLRHRWVRNKDTLANSGDIKDIITTLSSEHDYIRALRMSSYGFLLYGPGSYAWYQLLDHFMPQKNFQNLTAKVVLNQVVLGPTVIGVIFAWNNLWLGKLSELPDKYKNDALPTLLTGFKFWIPVSILNFGAVPLQARVAFMSISSIFWNFYLSSTMSR, from the exons ATGGGGTATTTGGGCGTGGCTGGGAATGGCGGCATCTGGGGAATGGGTCCATTTCACCATAATTTTCGGCGGCGGAGTAATAAGAAAAGAGAATCGAAACCCTCCAATTCAGTAGACTCCGCCGCTGCCGGCGGTTACCAGTTCCCGCTCCAGCAGGCCGCCACCAGCTCCGTCCTTTGCTTGACCGGAGACACCATTGCCCAGCTCCGCCACCGCTGGGTCAGAAACAAGGATACTCTCGCCAATTCTGGAGATATCAag GATATCATAACCACACTTTCCTCTGAACACGACTATATCCGAGCCCTCCGGATGTCTTCATATGGATTTCTGCTCTATGGTCCTGGTTCATATGCATGGTACCAACTCCTTGATCATTTTATGCCACAGAAAAATTTTCAGAACCTGACGGCAAAG GTCGTGTTGAATCAAGTCGTGCTAGGTCCGACTGTAATTGGTGTTATTTTTGCGTGGAATAATTTATGGCTAGGGAAACTCTCTGAACTTCCGGATAAATACAAGAACGATGCCCTCCCTACCCTACTTACAG GTTTTAAGTTCTGGATTCCGGTCAGTATACTGAATTTCGG GGCGGTTCCTCTTCAAGCGCGCGTTGCTTTTATGTCGATATCATCTATATTCTGGAACTTCTATCTGTCTTCGACAATGAGCAGATGA